In Deinococcus sp. QL22, the following are encoded in one genomic region:
- a CDS encoding DUF512 domain-containing protein, giving the protein MTVASLDDQHNPALAQVEQPKPEEAKLEELYPAPVKTVEAGSPAERAGVRPGDFLLRVNGAAVTDVLAYRHALSLGKATLEMARPVAAPQVMTGVPGTAQDHHRLFMPQEPGLGETFFFDVEWEDPGLDFEEVLFDGIKKCANKCDFCYVHQMPRGFRKSLYIMDDDYRLSFLYGSFVTLTNLTEGDINRILDENLSPLYVSVHTANQELRQDLMRWWKLKVKDPQAVQIRGMIERLESIDLYTQIVLVPGRNDREHLDDTVEYLSSRPNVLSAAVVPIGLTSHRTNLPDVRTFTREDAQDSLKRLNIWRKKFLNERGTRFIFPSDELYLLAGEPLPSEEEYEGFPMLENGVGMIRDFLTGGMDAELPAALPQPKRVILATGALFAESLDLAVEPLRAIEGLTLEVRAVENKTFGKVTTVAGLLTGRCFRHAVKPGEADLLLVPPTTLRYGTELMLDDTSLTELRKEFKMDVQAGGATLGELARVILSAATSSGHQWGMSAHAVKDSGKSDTVQIQVAEQGMRGQA; this is encoded by the coding sequence ATGACGGTCGCCAGCCTAGATGACCAGCACAACCCAGCATTAGCGCAAGTCGAACAACCCAAGCCGGAAGAAGCCAAGCTAGAGGAACTCTACCCCGCGCCCGTGAAAACGGTAGAGGCAGGCAGTCCTGCCGAGCGTGCAGGCGTGCGCCCCGGCGACTTTTTGCTGCGTGTTAACGGGGCCGCCGTGACCGATGTGCTGGCCTACCGCCACGCCTTATCGCTGGGCAAGGCCACGCTGGAGATGGCCCGTCCGGTGGCTGCACCTCAGGTCATGACCGGCGTTCCTGGCACGGCGCAGGATCATCACCGCCTGTTTATGCCGCAGGAGCCGGGGCTGGGCGAGACATTCTTCTTTGATGTGGAATGGGAAGACCCCGGCCTGGATTTTGAGGAAGTGCTGTTCGACGGCATCAAGAAGTGCGCCAATAAGTGCGATTTTTGCTACGTGCATCAGATGCCCAGAGGCTTCCGCAAGAGCCTCTACATCATGGACGACGATTACCGCCTGTCTTTTCTGTACGGCTCGTTCGTCACGCTGACCAATCTCACCGAGGGCGACATCAACCGAATCTTGGATGAGAACCTGTCGCCGCTGTACGTGTCGGTGCATACAGCCAATCAGGAACTCCGCCAAGACCTGATGCGCTGGTGGAAACTGAAGGTCAAAGACCCGCAGGCCGTACAGATTCGCGGCATGATCGAGCGGCTGGAAAGCATCGATCTGTACACCCAGATCGTGCTGGTGCCGGGGCGCAATGACCGCGAACACTTGGACGATACGGTGGAATACCTGTCCAGCCGCCCCAACGTCCTCAGCGCGGCGGTGGTGCCCATCGGCCTGACCTCGCACCGCACCAACCTGCCCGACGTGCGGACGTTTACCCGTGAAGACGCGCAGGACAGCCTGAAACGCCTCAACATCTGGCGCAAGAAGTTCCTGAACGAGCGCGGCACACGCTTTATCTTTCCGTCTGACGAGTTGTACCTGTTGGCCGGAGAACCGCTGCCCAGCGAGGAAGAATACGAAGGCTTCCCCATGCTGGAAAACGGCGTGGGCATGATCCGCGACTTCCTGACGGGCGGGATGGACGCCGAGTTGCCCGCCGCACTGCCCCAGCCCAAGCGCGTCATTCTGGCGACTGGCGCACTGTTTGCTGAGTCCTTGGATCTGGCCGTAGAGCCGCTGCGGGCCATCGAGGGCCTGACGCTGGAAGTGCGGGCCGTTGAAAACAAGACCTTCGGCAAAGTGACGACGGTGGCGGGCCTGCTGACTGGGCGCTGTTTCCGGCACGCTGTCAAGCCTGGTGAGGCCGATTTGCTGCTGGTGCCGCCCACCACGCTGCGCTACGGCACCGAACTGATGCTGGACGACACCAGCCTGACCGAACTCCGCAAGGAATTTAAAATGGACGTGCAGGCGGGCGGGGCCACCTTGGGCGAGTTGGCCCGCGTGATCCTCAGTGCGGCCACCAGCAGCGGCCACCAGTGGGGCATGAGTGCCCACG